A window from Micromonospora profundi encodes these proteins:
- the dxs gene encoding 1-deoxy-D-xylulose-5-phosphate synthase, whose product MSVEEDTANHGRLLGTVRGPQDVKRMSGEELDVLAAEIRDFLIAKVSRTGGHVGPNLGVVELTLAMHRVFDSPRDRLLFDTGHQAYVHKILTGRQAGFDKLRQRGGLSGYPSQAESEHDLIENSHASTALSYADGLAKAYALRGEARSVVAVVGDGALTGGMCWEALNNIATAGNSLVIVVNDNGRSYSPTIGGLADHLSSLRLNPGYEKVLDTVKDALGSTPLVGKPMYEVLHAVKKGIKDAVAPQAMFEDLGIKYVGPVDGHDVAAVESALRAAKNFGGPVIVHAVTRKGYGYRPAEEDEADCLHGPGGAFDVETGALLAAPAVKWTHVFADELLAVADERPDVVGITAAMAEPTGIAKLARKYPERVYDVGIAEQHAATSAAGLALGGLHPVVAVYATFLNRAFDQVLLDVAMHKLPVTFVLDRAGITGPDGPSHYGIWDMSVFGVVPGLRIAAPRDATTLREELREALAVDDGPTVVRFPTGTVAADLPALRRVGPVDVLAESARTDVLLVAVGSFGQLGMEVAARVAEHGYGVTVVDPRWVRPVPAELVQLAAGHRLVVSVEDGVRVGGVGDALGQAMRDADVRVPLKDLGVPADWHPHGTRAQILADLGLTAQDVARNVTGWISGLDATPDRLTPTSTPAQN is encoded by the coding sequence ATGAGTGTTGAAGAGGACACGGCCAACCACGGCCGGCTGCTGGGGACGGTCCGCGGTCCGCAGGACGTCAAGCGGATGTCGGGCGAGGAACTGGATGTGCTCGCCGCCGAGATCCGGGACTTTCTGATCGCCAAGGTCTCCCGCACCGGCGGCCACGTCGGCCCCAACCTCGGTGTGGTCGAGCTGACGCTGGCCATGCACCGCGTCTTCGACTCCCCCCGTGACCGGCTGCTGTTCGACACCGGCCACCAGGCGTACGTACACAAGATCCTCACCGGGCGGCAGGCCGGCTTCGACAAGCTCCGCCAGCGCGGTGGCCTCTCCGGCTACCCAAGCCAGGCCGAGAGCGAGCACGACCTGATCGAGAACTCGCACGCCTCCACCGCGCTCTCCTACGCCGACGGCCTGGCCAAGGCGTACGCCCTGCGGGGCGAGGCGCGCAGCGTCGTGGCAGTGGTCGGCGACGGCGCGCTCACCGGCGGCATGTGCTGGGAGGCGCTGAACAACATCGCCACCGCCGGCAACTCTCTGGTCATCGTCGTCAACGACAACGGCCGGTCCTACTCGCCCACGATCGGCGGTCTGGCCGACCACCTCTCCTCGCTGCGGCTCAACCCGGGCTACGAGAAGGTCCTCGACACGGTCAAGGACGCCCTCGGCTCCACCCCGCTCGTCGGCAAGCCGATGTACGAGGTGCTGCACGCGGTCAAGAAGGGCATCAAGGACGCCGTCGCCCCGCAGGCCATGTTCGAGGACCTCGGCATCAAGTACGTCGGCCCGGTGGACGGGCACGACGTGGCGGCGGTCGAGTCGGCGCTGCGCGCGGCGAAGAACTTCGGCGGCCCGGTGATCGTGCACGCGGTCACCCGCAAGGGCTACGGCTACCGCCCCGCCGAGGAGGACGAGGCCGACTGCCTGCACGGCCCCGGCGGCGCCTTCGACGTGGAGACCGGCGCGCTGCTGGCCGCCCCGGCGGTGAAGTGGACGCATGTCTTCGCCGACGAGCTGCTTGCCGTCGCCGACGAGCGGCCGGACGTCGTGGGCATCACCGCCGCGATGGCCGAGCCGACAGGCATCGCCAAGCTGGCCCGCAAATACCCCGAGCGGGTGTACGACGTGGGCATCGCCGAGCAGCACGCCGCCACCTCGGCGGCCGGGCTGGCGCTGGGTGGCCTGCACCCGGTGGTCGCCGTCTACGCCACCTTCCTCAACCGTGCCTTCGACCAGGTCCTGCTGGACGTGGCGATGCACAAGCTGCCGGTGACCTTCGTGCTGGACCGCGCCGGCATCACCGGCCCGGACGGCCCCAGCCACTACGGCATCTGGGACATGTCGGTCTTCGGTGTGGTGCCTGGGCTGCGGATCGCCGCTCCCCGGGACGCCACCACGCTGCGTGAGGAGCTGCGCGAGGCGCTGGCCGTCGACGACGGCCCGACAGTCGTGCGCTTCCCCACCGGCACTGTGGCCGCAGACCTGCCGGCCCTGCGCCGGGTCGGCCCTGTCGACGTGCTGGCCGAGTCGGCGCGTACCGACGTGCTGCTGGTCGCCGTGGGCTCCTTCGGCCAGCTGGGCATGGAGGTCGCCGCCCGGGTCGCCGAGCACGGCTACGGCGTCACAGTGGTCGACCCCCGCTGGGTTCGTCCGGTGCCGGCCGAGCTGGTGCAGCTGGCCGCCGGCCACCGGCTCGTCGTCAGCGTCGAGGACGGCGTCCGGGTCGGTGGCGTCGGCGACGCCCTCGGCCAGGCGATGCGCGACGCCGACGTCCGGGTGCCGCTCAAGGACCTGGGCGTACCGGCCGACTGGCACCCGCACGGCACCCGCGCGCAGATCCTCGCCGACCTCGGCCTGACCGCGCAGGACGTCGCCCGGAACGTCACCGGCTGGATCTCCGGCCTGGACGCCACCCCGGACCGCCTGACCCCCACCAGCACCCCAGCGCAGAACTAG
- a CDS encoding anhydro-N-acetylmuramic acid kinase: protein MKIVGLMSGTSYDGVDVVAAEFTTEGDTLWLRPLGHRGLDYDEALRAQIAALLPPGATTIEAVCQLDNRLGEVFADAAAVGLELAGGAADAVVSPGQTVFHWIADGVARGTLQLGAVARVAARVGVPVLSDLRSADIAAGGQGAPLVPAFDALLLDGAAEPRAAVNLGGIANLTVVAPEAPVLGYDVGPANALLDAAARRFLDQPCDIDGARAAAGRTHERLLADLLAEPYYAAPPPKSTGKELFHAGYLDRHLAALGEPVPVDDLLATLTELTARVVAAECDRHRVVEVIAGGGGVRNPALLGRLAALGAGRWTLRGIDEWGVPAQAKEAYAFALLGWLSWHGLPGAIPSVTGATRGAVLGSWTPAGPAYGGAPTDRPRRLRIRP, encoded by the coding sequence GTGAAGATCGTCGGATTGATGTCGGGGACGTCGTACGACGGCGTGGACGTGGTGGCGGCGGAGTTCACCACCGAGGGCGACACCCTCTGGCTGCGGCCGCTGGGACATCGCGGCCTGGACTACGACGAAGCCCTGCGCGCCCAGATCGCCGCGCTGCTGCCGCCCGGGGCCACCACCATCGAGGCCGTGTGCCAGCTCGACAACCGCCTCGGCGAGGTGTTCGCCGACGCGGCGGCGGTCGGCCTCGAACTTGCCGGTGGCGCGGCCGACGCGGTGGTCTCGCCCGGCCAGACGGTGTTCCACTGGATCGCCGACGGGGTGGCCAGGGGCACCCTGCAACTGGGCGCGGTGGCCCGGGTGGCGGCCCGGGTCGGCGTACCGGTGCTCAGTGACCTGCGCTCGGCGGACATCGCCGCCGGTGGCCAGGGCGCGCCGCTGGTGCCGGCCTTCGACGCGCTGTTGCTCGACGGCGCCGCCGAGCCGCGCGCGGCAGTGAACCTGGGCGGCATCGCCAACCTCACAGTGGTCGCGCCGGAAGCCCCGGTCCTGGGGTACGACGTCGGCCCGGCGAACGCCCTGCTGGACGCGGCGGCCCGGCGCTTCCTGGACCAGCCGTGCGACATCGACGGCGCGCGGGCGGCGGCGGGCCGGACGCACGAGCGGCTGCTGGCCGACCTGCTGGCCGAGCCCTACTACGCGGCGCCCCCGCCCAAGTCCACGGGCAAGGAGCTGTTCCACGCCGGCTACCTGGACCGCCACCTGGCCGCGCTCGGCGAACCCGTGCCCGTGGACGACCTGCTGGCCACGCTCACCGAGCTGACCGCGCGGGTGGTGGCCGCAGAGTGCGACAGGCACCGTGTGGTCGAGGTCATCGCCGGGGGAGGCGGTGTGCGCAACCCCGCCCTGCTGGGCCGGCTCGCCGCCCTGGGTGCCGGCCGGTGGACGCTGCGCGGTATCGACGAGTGGGGCGTACCCGCGCAGGCCAAGGAGGCGTACGCGTTCGCGCTGCTCGGCTGGCTGTCCTGGCACGGCCTGCCCGGGGCGATCCCGTCCGTTACCGGCGCCACCCGGGGCGCGGTCCTGGGCTCCTGGACACCTGCCGGCCCGGCGTACGGCGGTGCACCGACCGACAGGCCGCGCCGGCTGCGGATCCGCCCCTGA
- a CDS encoding MarR family winged helix-turn-helix transcriptional regulator produces MTEPERLNDREQRAWFGFLVMQEDVRRHMNRQLLRDAGISLADFAVLSGLRLHGEGPMRVFELREVLRWEKTRLTHQVSRMIRRGLLERRSSDDDARGTYIALTGEGRTVIDRATPLHLRYVREVFLDVLSPRQLDTLAVMSEAVLDNLKDDPFEE; encoded by the coding sequence GTGACTGAGCCTGAACGGCTGAACGATCGTGAGCAGCGCGCCTGGTTCGGCTTCCTGGTCATGCAGGAGGACGTCCGGCGGCACATGAACCGCCAGTTGCTCCGCGACGCGGGGATCTCCCTCGCGGATTTCGCCGTTCTGAGCGGCCTGCGGCTTCACGGGGAAGGACCGATGCGGGTCTTCGAGCTGCGGGAGGTCCTGCGGTGGGAGAAGACGCGCCTCACCCACCAGGTGTCCCGCATGATCCGCCGGGGCCTGCTGGAGCGCCGCAGCTCCGACGATGATGCTCGGGGGACCTACATCGCGCTCACCGGGGAAGGACGCACGGTGATCGACCGGGCGACTCCCCTGCACCTGCGGTACGTGCGGGAGGTCTTCCTCGACGTGCTGAGCCCTCGGCAGCTCGACACCCTGGCCGTGATGTCCGAGGCGGTGCTGGACAACCTCAAGGACGATCCCTTCGAGGAATGA
- a CDS encoding glucose 1-dehydrogenase: protein MGRVAGKTAVVTGGAMGMGAAAVRRLVGEGANVVIADVNVAEAEALAAELGPTAVVEKLDVRSPQQWTDLVQRTEERFGSVDILVNNAGIVDPAPLEQWDVAQLQRVLDVNLIGVFNGIQAVTPAMKRAGGGSIVNMGSVAAFIGIIQMAGYVASKWAVRGLTKNAALELGAYGIRVNAVHPGQINTPMTKGATFETSSVALGRVGEPDDVARTVLFLASDDAQFVTGSDLVADGGQIAGQADYSGVPR, encoded by the coding sequence ATGGGACGAGTAGCAGGTAAGACGGCAGTGGTCACCGGCGGCGCGATGGGAATGGGCGCGGCTGCCGTACGCCGGCTCGTCGGCGAGGGCGCCAACGTGGTCATCGCCGACGTGAACGTCGCGGAAGCCGAGGCCCTCGCCGCCGAACTCGGGCCGACGGCAGTGGTCGAGAAGCTCGACGTCCGCTCCCCGCAGCAGTGGACCGACCTCGTTCAACGGACGGAGGAGCGGTTCGGCAGCGTCGACATCCTCGTCAACAACGCAGGCATCGTCGATCCCGCTCCCCTGGAGCAGTGGGACGTGGCGCAGCTACAGCGCGTGCTGGACGTGAATCTCATCGGCGTCTTCAACGGCATCCAGGCCGTGACCCCGGCGATGAAGCGGGCCGGCGGCGGCTCGATCGTCAACATGGGCTCCGTGGCCGCCTTTATCGGAATCATCCAGATGGCCGGGTACGTCGCGTCCAAGTGGGCCGTACGCGGTCTCACGAAGAACGCCGCCCTGGAACTGGGCGCGTACGGGATCCGGGTGAACGCGGTTCACCCGGGTCAGATCAACACCCCGATGACGAAGGGAGCCACCTTCGAGACCAGCAGTGTCGCGCTCGGGCGTGTCGGGGAACCCGACGACGTCGCCCGTACGGTGCTCTTCCTCGCCAGCGACGACGCGCAGTTCGTCACCGGCAGCGACCTGGTCGCCGACGGCGGGCAGATCGCCGGCCAGGCCGACTACTCGGGCGTACCCCGGTAG
- a CDS encoding class I SAM-dependent RNA methyltransferase: MEPESGLAEAERVELTVDAVAPGGHCVARVDGQVVFVRHALPGERVIAEVTEVHKGFVRADAVTVLDASPDRVEPPCPYAKPGACGGCDLQHVAPAAQLAWKTAVVREQLTRLGGLTDAELDGLGVRVEALPGGLLGWRSRVRYAVDAADRAGLLKHRSHEVVPIDSCLIAHPAIQELPVLAPTGASWPAADAVETVASTGGDVTVVEVRDGISMQVSGPAVVREVAADRAWTLPASAFWQVHPAAADTLSTAVLELLDPRPGEVAWDLYGGAGLFAAGLAAKVGASGRVTVVEAAPQGVSAARRNLADLPRVEVVSARVETALARRRITGPVDLVVLDPPRAGAGAPVVRALAAAGPRAIAYVACDPAAFARDVRTFAGLGWRLTALRGFDLFPMTQHVELVGLLVPGP, from the coding sequence GTGGAGCCCGAGAGCGGCCTGGCCGAGGCGGAGCGGGTCGAGCTGACCGTCGACGCGGTCGCCCCCGGCGGGCACTGTGTGGCCCGGGTGGACGGGCAGGTGGTCTTCGTCCGGCACGCGCTGCCCGGTGAGCGGGTGATCGCCGAGGTCACCGAGGTGCACAAGGGGTTCGTCCGGGCCGACGCGGTGACAGTGCTGGACGCCTCGCCGGACCGGGTCGAGCCGCCCTGCCCGTACGCGAAGCCGGGCGCCTGCGGTGGCTGCGACCTGCAGCACGTGGCGCCTGCGGCGCAACTGGCGTGGAAGACAGCTGTGGTGCGCGAGCAGTTGACACGCCTCGGCGGCCTCACCGACGCCGAACTCGACGGGCTCGGCGTACGGGTCGAGGCGCTGCCCGGCGGGCTGCTGGGTTGGCGCTCGCGGGTCCGCTACGCGGTGGACGCCGCCGACCGGGCCGGACTGCTCAAGCACCGCTCGCACGAGGTGGTGCCGATCGACAGTTGCCTGATCGCGCACCCGGCGATCCAGGAGCTGCCGGTGCTCGCCCCGACCGGCGCGTCCTGGCCGGCCGCCGACGCTGTGGAGACCGTTGCCAGCACCGGCGGGGACGTGACAGTCGTAGAGGTCCGCGACGGGATCTCCATGCAGGTGAGCGGGCCGGCAGTGGTCCGTGAGGTGGCGGCCGACCGGGCGTGGACGCTGCCCGCGTCCGCCTTCTGGCAGGTGCACCCGGCGGCGGCCGACACGCTGTCCACGGCCGTACTGGAGCTGCTCGACCCGCGTCCGGGCGAGGTGGCCTGGGACCTGTACGGCGGGGCCGGACTGTTCGCCGCCGGACTGGCCGCGAAGGTCGGTGCCAGCGGCCGGGTGACAGTGGTGGAGGCGGCGCCGCAGGGCGTCTCCGCCGCCCGACGTAACCTGGCCGACCTGCCCCGCGTCGAGGTCGTGTCGGCCCGGGTGGAGACCGCGCTGGCCCGCCGGCGGATCACCGGCCCGGTCGACCTGGTGGTGCTCGACCCGCCGCGCGCCGGGGCCGGCGCCCCGGTGGTCCGCGCCCTGGCTGCCGCCGGCCCGCGCGCGATCGCGTACGTGGCCTGCGACCCGGCGGCGTTCGCCAGGGACGTGCGTACCTTCGCCGGGTTGGGCTGGCGGTTGACGGCGCTGCGCGGATTCGACCTGTTCCCGATGACCCAGCACGTCGAGCTGGTCGGGCTGCTGGTCCCCGGGCCGTAG
- a CDS encoding APC family permease: protein MASPTSLLKRLLLGRPFRSDRLQHTLLPKRIALPVFASDALSSVAYAPDEILLTLSIAGASAYVFSPWIALAVVVVMLTVVASYRQNVYAYPSGGGDYEVATVNLGPKFGVGVASALLVDYVLTVAVSVSSGVANLGSVVPFVATHKVMIAVVAVVLLSAVNLRGLRESGTAFAIPTYGFVIVMLGMLLTGLVRVFVLGDDLRAPSADLVIQAEHSVTGFALIFLLLRTFSSGAAALTGVEAISNGVPAFKAPKSRNAATTLLLLGTISVSMLVGIIWLARLTHLQFVEDPALQIVSGPEGYVQKTVTTQLGETVFGSGSILLYVVAGVTALILFLAANTAFNGFPVLGSILAQDRYLPRQFHTRGDRLAFSNGIVFLALFAIVLIVGFQAEVTRLIQLYIVGVFVSFTVSQAGMIRHWNRHLRTERDPEARRRIYRSRAINTFGMGLTGTVLVIVLVTKFLLGAWIAIAAMAVIYLLMLAIRRHYDRVAVELTPPDEGRAVLPARNHAIVLVSKLHQPTLRAIAYARATRPDTLTAVTVNVDEKDTRDLQADWERREMAIPLTVVDSPYREITRPILDFVASTRRKSPRDVVTVFIPEYVVGRWWENLLHNQSALRLKGRLLFEPGVMVVSVPWQLASTASKNLDRLDATLSRTPARGPRGTVPPDVMSASSVEGGPADSGTVGNSRD from the coding sequence GTGGCCAGTCCCACCTCGCTGCTGAAGCGGCTGCTCCTCGGTCGACCGTTCCGGTCCGACCGCCTGCAGCACACCCTCCTGCCGAAGCGCATCGCGCTACCCGTGTTCGCCTCCGACGCGCTGTCCAGCGTCGCGTACGCGCCCGACGAGATCCTCCTGACCCTCTCCATCGCGGGCGCCTCCGCGTACGTCTTCTCGCCGTGGATCGCGCTCGCGGTGGTCGTTGTCATGCTGACGGTGGTGGCCAGCTACCGGCAGAACGTGTACGCCTACCCGTCCGGTGGTGGCGACTACGAGGTGGCCACTGTCAACCTGGGCCCGAAGTTCGGCGTCGGCGTGGCGAGCGCCCTGCTGGTCGACTACGTGCTCACTGTGGCGGTGTCGGTCTCGTCCGGCGTGGCGAACCTCGGCTCGGTGGTGCCGTTCGTGGCCACCCACAAGGTGATGATCGCGGTGGTGGCGGTGGTGCTGCTGAGCGCCGTGAACCTGCGCGGTCTGCGCGAGTCGGGCACCGCGTTCGCGATTCCCACCTACGGCTTCGTGATCGTGATGCTCGGGATGCTGCTCACCGGGCTGGTCCGGGTGTTCGTGCTCGGCGACGACCTGCGCGCGCCGAGCGCCGACCTGGTGATCCAGGCCGAGCACAGCGTGACCGGGTTCGCGCTGATCTTTCTGCTGCTGCGGACGTTCAGCTCGGGCGCCGCAGCGCTGACCGGCGTCGAGGCGATCTCCAACGGGGTGCCGGCGTTCAAGGCGCCGAAGAGTCGTAACGCCGCCACCACTCTGCTGCTGCTCGGCACCATCTCGGTGAGCATGCTGGTCGGGATCATCTGGCTGGCCCGGCTGACCCACCTCCAGTTCGTGGAGGATCCGGCCCTGCAGATCGTCTCCGGCCCCGAGGGCTACGTGCAGAAGACCGTCACCACCCAGCTCGGCGAGACGGTCTTCGGTTCCGGGTCGATCCTGCTCTACGTGGTGGCCGGGGTGACCGCCCTGATCCTGTTCCTGGCCGCGAACACCGCGTTCAACGGCTTCCCGGTGCTCGGCTCGATCCTCGCCCAGGACCGCTACCTGCCGCGGCAGTTCCACACGCGGGGCGACCGGTTGGCGTTCTCCAACGGCATCGTCTTCCTCGCCCTGTTCGCGATCGTGCTGATCGTCGGTTTCCAGGCCGAGGTGACCCGGCTCATCCAGCTCTACATCGTCGGCGTCTTCGTCTCGTTCACCGTCTCCCAGGCCGGCATGATCCGGCACTGGAACCGGCACCTGCGCACCGAGCGGGACCCGGAGGCGCGTCGCCGGATCTACCGTTCGCGGGCGATCAACACGTTCGGTATGGGCCTGACCGGCACGGTGCTGGTGATCGTGCTGGTGACCAAGTTCCTGCTCGGCGCCTGGATCGCGATCGCCGCGATGGCGGTGATCTACCTGTTGATGCTGGCCATCCGTCGGCACTACGACCGGGTCGCCGTCGAGCTGACCCCGCCGGACGAGGGTCGGGCCGTCCTGCCCGCCCGCAACCACGCGATCGTGCTGGTCAGCAAGCTGCACCAGCCGACACTGCGGGCGATCGCCTACGCCCGCGCCACCCGGCCGGACACACTGACCGCAGTGACCGTCAACGTGGACGAGAAGGACACCCGCGATCTTCAGGCCGACTGGGAACGGCGGGAGATGGCGATCCCGCTCACGGTTGTCGACTCCCCGTACCGGGAGATCACCCGGCCGATCCTCGACTTCGTGGCCTCCACCCGCCGCAAGTCACCCCGCGACGTGGTCACCGTCTTCATCCCCGAGTACGTCGTGGGGCGCTGGTGGGAGAACCTTCTGCACAACCAGAGCGCGCTGCGCCTCAAGGGCCGGCTGCTCTTCGAACCGGGGGTGATGGTGGTGAGCGTGCCGTGGCAGCTCGCGTCGACGGCGAGCAAGAACCTGGACCGGCTGGACGCCACGCTGTCCCGTACCCCGGCGCGTGGGCCGCGGGGCACCGTGCCGCCGGACGTCATGTCCGCGTCATCTGTCGAGGGCGGCCCGGCGGACAGTGGAACGGTCGGTAACAGCCGTGACTGA
- a CDS encoding potassium channel family protein, whose product MHVVIMGCGRVGSTLAHSLESRGHSVAVIDQDADAFRRLGPDFGGITVTGAGFDGDVLRQAGIERADAFAAVSSGDNSNIISARLARETFGVSRVAARIYDQRRAQVYERLGIPTVATVRWTADRMLRHLVPEGNVEIFRDPTSTVSIVEVPVHKDWIGRPVRKLEEASGARVAYLIRFGIGTLPTASTVIQEGDQAFMLVSDDIVGPVTSVAAAPPEGGQ is encoded by the coding sequence GTGCACGTCGTGATCATGGGATGTGGCCGGGTCGGTTCGACCCTCGCCCACAGCCTGGAATCCCGGGGGCACTCGGTGGCGGTGATCGACCAGGACGCCGACGCCTTCCGTCGGCTCGGCCCCGACTTCGGCGGCATCACTGTGACCGGGGCGGGCTTCGACGGCGACGTCCTGCGGCAGGCCGGCATCGAGCGGGCGGACGCCTTCGCTGCCGTCTCCAGCGGCGACAACTCCAACATCATCTCGGCGCGACTGGCCAGGGAGACGTTCGGGGTGTCCCGGGTCGCGGCACGCATCTACGACCAGCGCCGGGCGCAGGTCTACGAGCGGCTGGGCATCCCCACAGTGGCGACAGTGCGCTGGACCGCCGACCGGATGCTGCGGCACCTGGTGCCGGAGGGCAACGTGGAGATCTTCCGCGACCCTACGAGCACCGTGTCGATCGTCGAGGTGCCCGTGCACAAGGACTGGATCGGCCGTCCGGTACGCAAGCTGGAGGAGGCGTCCGGAGCGCGGGTGGCCTACCTGATCCGCTTCGGCATCGGCACGCTGCCCACCGCCTCCACCGTCATACAGGAGGGCGACCAAGCGTTCATGCTGGTCAGCGACGACATTGTGGGGCCGGTCACGTCGGTGGCGGCGGCGCCACCGGAAGGGGGGCAGTGA
- a CDS encoding potassium channel family protein produces the protein MRIAIAGAGNVGRSIAQELIDNGHQVMLIERQPRMLRPERVADAEWVLADACELASLEEANLAGCDVVVAATGDDKANLVVSLLAKTEFAVPRVVARVNRAENEWLFTEQWGVDVAVSKPRVMAALVEEAVTVGDLVRLMTFRQGEANLVEITLPPTAPYVGQPIHAVPLPRDTALVAILRGKRVLVPSPDDPIEAGDELIFVCTAEVEDDVRAVILGPDSVERTRGSR, from the coding sequence ATGCGGATCGCCATCGCGGGCGCCGGCAACGTGGGCCGCTCGATCGCCCAGGAACTGATCGACAACGGCCACCAGGTGATGCTCATCGAACGGCAGCCCCGGATGCTGCGCCCGGAGCGGGTGGCGGACGCCGAGTGGGTGCTGGCCGACGCCTGTGAGCTGGCCAGCCTGGAGGAGGCCAACCTCGCCGGCTGTGACGTGGTGGTCGCCGCCACCGGCGACGACAAGGCCAACCTTGTGGTGTCGCTGCTGGCCAAGACCGAGTTCGCGGTGCCCCGCGTGGTCGCCCGGGTCAACCGGGCCGAGAACGAGTGGCTCTTCACCGAGCAGTGGGGTGTGGACGTCGCGGTGAGCAAGCCCCGGGTCATGGCCGCGCTTGTCGAGGAGGCTGTCACCGTCGGCGACCTGGTGCGGCTGATGACGTTCCGTCAGGGCGAGGCGAACCTCGTCGAGATCACCCTGCCGCCCACCGCTCCGTACGTCGGCCAGCCGATCCACGCCGTGCCGCTGCCCCGCGACACCGCGCTGGTGGCGATCCTGCGGGGCAAGCGGGTCCTGGTGCCCAGCCCGGACGACCCCATCGAGGCCGGTGACGAGCTGATCTTCGTCTGCACTGCCGAGGTGGAGGACGACGTCCGCGCGGTGATTCTCGGCCCGGACAGCGTCGAACGGACCCGCGGTTCGCGCTGA
- a CDS encoding DUF3159 domain-containing protein, which produces MTTGQHRAAQPETGPEDDAPLPTVAEQMADQLGGWRGLVESSIPVVVFVVANIIGDLRPAVIASVSVAVLIAGLRLAQRRPIRHAVNGLFGVGIGAAIAWRTGNERDFYLPGILYGIGYGVALLISAAIRQPLVGWIWSVLVAKGRSEWRDDPKLVRTFTQLTVLWGVVWLAKVGVQAGLYLAHQDTALGVARLALGYPPYVLLLLITVWTVRRVTRVPQPSPLPGA; this is translated from the coding sequence ATGACGACGGGACAGCACCGGGCGGCGCAGCCGGAGACGGGGCCTGAGGACGACGCGCCGCTGCCAACCGTGGCGGAGCAGATGGCCGACCAGCTCGGCGGCTGGCGGGGGCTCGTCGAGTCCAGCATCCCGGTGGTGGTCTTCGTCGTCGCCAACATCATCGGTGACCTGCGGCCCGCCGTGATCGCGTCGGTGTCCGTAGCGGTGCTGATCGCCGGGCTGCGACTGGCCCAGCGCAGGCCGATCCGACACGCCGTCAACGGCCTGTTCGGCGTCGGCATCGGCGCCGCCATCGCCTGGCGGACCGGCAACGAGCGGGACTTCTACCTCCCCGGCATCCTCTACGGCATCGGCTACGGCGTCGCCCTGCTGATCTCGGCGGCCATCCGGCAGCCGCTTGTCGGCTGGATCTGGTCGGTGCTGGTGGCCAAGGGCCGCTCCGAGTGGCGCGACGATCCGAAACTGGTGCGCACCTTCACCCAGCTGACAGTGCTCTGGGGCGTGGTCTGGCTGGCCAAGGTGGGTGTGCAGGCCGGGCTCTACCTGGCCCACCAGGACACGGCGCTGGGCGTGGCCCGGTTGGCGCTGGGCTACCCGCCGTACGTGCTGCTGCTGCTCATCACGGTCTGGACGGTGCGCCGGGTCACCCGGGTGCCGCAGCCGTCCCCGCTGCCCGGCGCCTGA
- a CDS encoding OB-fold nucleic acid binding domain-containing protein: MMTDESRVSLRRILQRFTASEAEIDAQELRQESAECGGVLAQQCSRGQVVSVAGRLRTVVYTPRTNLPTLEADLYDGSDVVTLVWLGRRHIAGIEPGRHLTARGRVAMRDDRKVIYNPYYELDSPK, encoded by the coding sequence ATGATGACCGACGAGAGCCGGGTGTCGCTGCGGCGCATCCTGCAACGGTTCACCGCGAGCGAGGCCGAGATCGACGCGCAGGAGCTGCGTCAGGAGAGCGCCGAGTGTGGCGGTGTCCTGGCCCAGCAGTGCTCCCGTGGCCAGGTGGTGTCGGTGGCCGGGCGGCTGCGCACGGTGGTCTACACGCCGCGCACCAACCTGCCCACCCTGGAGGCCGACCTGTACGACGGCAGCGACGTCGTCACACTGGTCTGGCTGGGCCGGCGGCACATCGCCGGGATCGAGCCGGGGCGACACCTGACGGCGCGTGGCCGGGTGGCGATGCGCGACGACCGCAAGGTCATCTACAACCCCTACTACGAGCTGGACTCGCCGAAGTGA